The nucleotide window TTTTACATTCATAAAGAGTGTTATTCTGGGAAATGTCTCTGTGAGTCcttcctgggcactgcagctcctgcagcaggaacacacTGGAATAAAGTGGGAAGACACACTGAGGGGTCTCCCTTGTGCTGttgcctcagccccctggaaaGGGCAGTCGAATCCCCCTCCGATCCCGCAGGACTGTTGGGTGAAGGGTCCCCAGAATGGGACACTGACAGACTGGTGGGGCACGAGGGTCATGGATTTCCTGGGACCCTGATAGACAAATAAATCATGGAGGGTCAAGGAAATCTCAGTGGAGAAAGGGACACAAGaatgggctgtttgtgtgctctgccatgtcagaagatgcagagctgcagagtcacccagacaatgtggatcctccaggagatgatctcagacaggGGCTCTCAGGCCTCTGTCACTTGCTGGTTGCTCTGGTTTGATGGTCACTGGTGGttacacccacccacacccaccagtgttctgtgcacacacaccagtctcaccagtgtctgggccCCAAGGAACACAAGACCTGATGATTTGTGGCTCCCACTCCAGTGATTGGCacttggatctccctccatagccagagcacagagatccctTGACCCAGAAAGTTCTTGACAATGGAGAGATTGCGAaaacaggacaggctgtgggatcAGTTGCAGGGCAAGGCCAGAGAAAGACACTTAGCAATCACTTGCTTACACATAATTAGCTCTTCCATCatctttttgtctctgtttcctTATGCTTGTTGCACCATGGACAACAGTGTTCCCCCCCATCCTTTCCaatccagtattttttttcctaaatgtccCATGGCAAGTCTTGCACAGTCCCCAAATGCACTTTCTGGTTGCCCATCATGACTCTCAGACTCTGAGACAGAAATGGCCAACCTCAGATCAGGGTCATTCTGGGAAGCTCTGCCATTGACCACTTGGAGAGCCTTTTATGCTGGGATGTTTTAAATCTCTATTAGTTCCTATGTAACCTTTTAGTTTTGAATGATTCCtctaaaaacctgaaaattcatgtccctaaaaTGGCAGTTCTTTCACATTTATAAAGTTttggggattaggtcacatAAAAATGCTGACAAGGTGTCCGTAGGTGtttgcagccctgtggagaaggaattGGAGATACAGGAATGAAAGAATGATGaaacagtttgggttgaaagagacctaaAAGAGCCTCCAGTACAACTTCCTGCCCATTAACGAGGGAATCCTTGCACCAGTTCAGGCTGCACAAAGTTCCTcaccttggacacctccagggatgaggttTCCACTTAgtgggcaacctgctccaggtTCCTGCTCCcttaatcagaaaatatttcttcctgacatccaatgtAAATCTCCCCTTGCTGAGTTGCAGTTactgtgccttgttctgccaatacaaccttTGGCAAAGTGTGTCAGTCTGTCTTTCCTGGACAAGGGGCACtgcattttcatggctaaacacCTTGGAGAGGGACCAGAGAGGGCCCATGAAGGCATTTGGAGGTCTCAAGCACATGACCAATATATAAGGACTGAAAGCCCTGGGCTCAGAGCTGTGGAGACTGAGTAGAGCACAGGAGAAGCCTGAGAGTGCTTGAAGTGCTCTCCCCTAGAGgtggtggagcttttctttgtagtgagaaacagcatgagaaagaaataatgtcaccaagggcagctggggaggtCCAGGCTGGAcgtgaggagaaaggagaaaggaatttccctcCAAGAGCAGTGCAACACAACACCAAGAAGTCTGAATTAGCCCATGGCTTTATCTCTCAagaagagccagggaggagggagagacaTCAGTGCAGGAAAGTTCCAGAGTGACAATGAATCCATTGTatcaataagactctgcagtgtcacactgggccgttcattccatgaggttccacagtgtcccagtggtggtgtcagagatggtggagcttttctttttgtagtcagttatagaatgagaaagaaataatgtcactaATGGCATCTGGGAAGGTCTATACTGGACATATGCAGAAAGGAGTTTCCCTCCAAGACAAGTGCTCTGATACAAAGCATCACCCAAaaggagtctggatcagtccatggctttgtgtgccaaggcagagccagggaggagggagagatgtcagtgcaggaaggggccagcgaggtggggcagccgggggatgccgacagcctgcagggaaaggggcagggcatagacaccgtaggacagcctgggctggagaggagacagggatgtgcagaaactgaaaggccccaagagagccaacttgtgcaggcctttggccatggctgctgtgtgtgcccctgatggcatgaggagacaagtgagccttgcagccctggggcctcattgcctccttgtccctgctcagcagcctgggaggtgccaccccttggcattgcacatcccacatgccagtgccccaggaagagccctgaggaatgagggagggaatGGATCTCCCTTCTCAGGGTCTGGAGATCAGGGCTTGGACCTTTGAATTCTGAAACACAACCAGTTTAACTCATTATGAGAGGCATCTTTGACTTGCTTGTCCGTAACTGTCATCACTgcctccagttttctgctctaactggaatctggggacactttctcagtcctgttcctcagtgggacccattaacactacaagaaacttcagtgtttcaatgTGAATTTGAGTTCTTGAGAAGTTGTTTGAAGTTACTTTGATGGACTGAGTTTAATGTAAACAACATCAACCCCCCcgagggccattaaatgccctgggctgttgctgtgctgctgagctgggccaggctcctggcacacagggagctcctggcaagcgggcagtgctgcagagagacagctctgcccaggagcagctcctgtgcacagcccagcagggctcagggcactgccagggcagctcagggacaccagcagggcacagacagagcttaaaggggctcagcattgggaggatgattcagagctcatggaggagaaatctttgcagtgctggacacggtgagtctgtgggtgcagggcaatgcaggggcagctcctggaggcatctcctaaagctggaatagccccagctgatgggatgtgtgaggagggggctgttggtgggcactttggaatagctgtggagccagggggtgcagccaggtgtgccctgtgctgtggtgcagagcgggttcctgcagcccagggtgctgtgctggggcagggactctgctgcctgccagggtcagctctcagccagcctggggagctgctcacagggctggggagaagggctgtggggaaggagcaaaCTATGTTAGGGACGGGAAGGTCCTTCTGCTGTCAGAAGTGAGCTGCAGGGGCGAGGGCTCCTTACAGCTCCAGATCAATACAGAAAATTTCCCAGGGACATTTTCAGGAAATATAGCATGAGGGGGGATACCTTATAGGGGACactccttttctttcagtaCCATCTTCTGGATTGTCTAGGTATGAAATGAGACAGGAATTCATCTCTGAGCCCAGCAGAATACTCTGAACCCTGTAAGCTGTTGCTTTTACAGGTGAAGAAACCAGGGTCTATCACAAACCACCACAGAGTGGCTCGCAGGCAGCATCAGtgttgcttttccagcctcctcaGGGTTGCTCTGACACTGGCATCAGAGCctgcccagccagagctgcccctgggcagtgccctgtgctgggagggacctgcagggcagagctgagcacccagggctgggatgggctctgggagcactgccagagcccagccctgggcacagggaagcagctgctggcagggacagctccaggcagcagagccctgggcagggagtgggggaaAGTTCCCCCAAGGCACCCCTGGGGGAGGGGGCATTCAGGTCACTCTGGGGGCTCTTCcgtgcagctctgctggacacTGTGTGCTGGGCCATGAAAATGAGGACTCCTCCAGTGGAAAAGAACCTTCATCCATTGTCTCTTCTAAGTCATGAGTGCAGAGATGGAACTTTTGCATTCAAGGAGGGTTCAATCTCATATCCCTTTTGAATGTCAGAGCTGTAATAAAAAATTTCCATGTCCCACTGCAGCAGAGGAACACTGAGTCCTTGGCAGCACATTTTGTAGTATTTGATACACTGATATTAGTTAAAAACAGATTGGCTTTGTCAGAGAGCTCTACCCTTAATACTCcccatattttccttttctaaacaGAACCACTGCTAAGAAacagcaaatgtccaacagcagctccatcagccagttcctcctcctgccattggcagacacgcggcagctgcagctcctgcacttgtggctcttcctgggcatctccctggctgccctcctgggcaacggcctcatcatcagcgccgtagcctgcgaccaccacctgcacacccccatgcacttcttcctgctcaacctgtccctcacagacctgggctgcatctgcaccactgtccccaaagccattcacaactccctctgggacaccacaaccattTCTTTTTCAGGGTGTGTCGCAcaggtctttttctttctgttctttgtcaCAGCCGATTTTTCCCttctcaccatcatgtgctacgaccgctacgttgccatctgcaaacccctgcactacgggaccctcctgggcagcagagcttgtgcccacatggcagcagctgcctgggccagtggctttctctactctctgctgcacacagcaaatacattttccctgcccctgtgcaagggcaatgccctgagccagttcttctgtgaaatctctcagatcctcaagctctcctgctcacactccaacctcagggaacttgggcttaTTGTGGctagtttttttttattactgggatgtttcattttcatagttttctcctatgtgcagatcttcggggctgtgctgaggatcccctctgagcagggacggcacaaagccttttccacgtgcctccctcacctggccgtggtctccctgtttctcagcactgcctcGTTTGCTtgcctgaagcctccctccatgtcctccccatccctggatctggtgGTGGCAGTTGTGTACTcagtggtgcctccagcagtgaatcccctcatctacagcctgagaaaccaggagctcaaggatgctgtgaggaaaatgatgactgggtGCTTTTCAGCAGTAAAGACactgcctgctttgctctgtcagtgaCACCCAGTGCATTTCATGAGTGACCATATCTGTCCACTTatataattttcctttatttcgCCTTCTAACTTTTCtgttatcaaaaaaaaaaagtaactattCATTTTATCCCAGTTAATTGCACCCCCAGTCTTTTGTGACCAAGGCCTGGGCATTGCATCAGAGCGGCCATTCCCCACCCTggatcctcctgccctgggctgggggtgcacagggggctgtgggatcatctgtggggcagtggggaacAAAGGGGCCATGGAATCTCTGCCAGGGGGTTAaagcaaggccaggcacagacaaggaattcctgggcatggcacGTGGGACTATGGCAAGGGTAAAGCTCCCCTGggagttggtggctgcaggaaaagtcaggagccaaaagagcctctgtgactgtgctggagaccaaggctgaaggagggaaatgcagggctgctgtgggatggggagggggatttaattccagcagacactgctgtggggctgagggactccatggcttctctgcctgagtctttactgcaaaggtctctcaggcctctgtgctcagggaaagcttcagggaggaggagagcccgtcttggcaggaacctcctgcaatggcagagggacacatggcagtgtgtgcccctgcagggcactgccctggccatggcacaggctgggagctgcctggctgggagcagccctgtcaggcagctgtgggtgggcaggagctgggcaggaggcagccgtgtgccctggcagcaagggaggccaggagcaccctgggctgtgggaccagcacagcaaggacgtggcttatcctggttgctgtggctgaggaaagctgcacaaTGAGCTGTGGAGGTTTTAAATTGTatcctgtttaattttttactgtgagcaATGAAGGGAATCTTTCTGTGCCTCTAAGTGTCACCATTTCCTGATCCCCTAAAGAGCACAAACCTGATGAGTTGTGGTTCCCACTCCAGTCACACTTGGATCTCGCTCCATACCCAGAGTATGAAGCTCCCTTGTCCCACACAGTCCTTGGAAATGAAGGTAttaaggacacaggacaggctgtgggatcagatgcagggcatggccagggatttggggtggttgtTACCCcagagcaggacccagcacttggccttgttgaacctcatccagtTGGCCTGGGCCCatcgatccagcctgtccagacccctctgcagagccttcctgccctccagcagtaAGCAATCCCACCTTACCTGTTGTCATctgaacaaatgctgcagaacatgcCCAATAAAGTTACTGtaaccccaaaatatttggattagtGGAGATTTAGCTCTGCACAACCAAGTaattcattcactttctctcttttcctcctgctctggatcaagggaacttctgacttcagtgtgtgactcactttgtgcaaagagcaaaatggaCAGAATTGGGGTAGGGAGCGCTTGGAGGGACCTTTAGATCTGTGCCTGACACATAACATGTTTTCCATTGGTCTAAAATTGCCTGCTGTGAAAAGTGGACGTCAGTAATGtgaacttaaaatacagcagaggaatttcttctatttttgagctgtgccttcctttggttttgtttgctgacaatacatgaacatccctgtgtgtctcctgcagctctttctccaagtacagcaggtgggagttggtgcccAGGAACTGAAACCTGCAGGCCCAGCCTTTGgtggaggaagctcagattccacaaggctgctttgagtgccaggggtgtgatgagggaaatggtggggtggggattaGGGATAAAGTCTGATGGATTGTCAGACAAAAAgggtcttgattttcatatctATTCACACTGAAATAGGAGATGCTCTGGGTCAATATCAATAGGGAATTGCTGATAAAAATGtataaacaggcaaaaataaacaggccacaaaaaagacatatttttgctgtgtgttttttttttaaagtataagatattcactttgaatgcatttctgagacCTCTGTAATTGAAcacagaagatttgaaaatgtaaaagtaaattattcccaggggTTTGATTTGTTAAAAtgccatcagtgaaaagagaacatgaagggaatgagcagacaaggagaccatccctggtgcttgggaacaatatcaattagggtttgctgctctcagtgtataaacaggaaaaaggaaattggacaaaaagttatatttcttcatttttttgtcactgtagtACACTGactttgaatacacttctgGTATCTGTCTAAGGAAGCATAAAAGAATTGAAGACTTAAATTATTCCCAAAGGCTTGTCTTGTTAggatgttttgaatgttaatgagcactctggcactgaattcctgaactgaagatttgaaaactgaaaaaaacctctaaaaaagcaaaattcatcatCAAACCTTCAAGTTCCTGAGAGTGTCAGCAAGCCCCACTGAGGTCATGACTGAAAAGAGACCCCggagggaatgagcagacaaaaag belongs to Pithys albifrons albifrons isolate INPA30051 chromosome 7, PitAlb_v1, whole genome shotgun sequence and includes:
- the LOC139674280 gene encoding olfactory receptor 14C36-like, whose translation is MSNSSSISQFLLLPLADTRQLQLLHLWLFLGISLAALLGNGLIISAVACDHHLHTPMHFFLLNLSLTDLGCICTTVPKAIHNSLWDTTTISFSGCVAQVFFFLFFVTADFSLLTIMCYDRYVAICKPLHYGTLLGSRACAHMAAAAWASGFLYSLLHTANTFSLPLCKGNALSQFFCEISQILKLSCSHSNLRELGLIVASFFLLLGCFIFIVFSYVQIFGAVLRIPSEQGRHKAFSTCLPHLAVVSLFLSTASFACLKPPSMSSPSLDLVVAVVYSVVPPAVNPLIYSLRNQELKDAVRKMMTGCFSAVKTLPALLCQ